The following are encoded together in the Hoplias malabaricus isolate fHopMal1 chromosome 3, fHopMal1.hap1, whole genome shotgun sequence genome:
- the rasd1 gene encoding dexamethasone-induced Ras-related protein 1, translated as MIKKMSPPENEFQIPAKNCYRMVILGSTKVGKSAIVSRFLSGRFEEQYTPTIEDFHRKLYNIRGDVYQLDILDTSGNHPFPAIRRLSILTGDVFLLVFSLDNRESFQEVQRLKQQIYETKSCLKNKTKENVEVPLVVCGNKGDRDPWREVKQEEIERLVAGDERCPYFEISAKRNTNVDQMFQTLFTIAKLPNEMSPDLHRKVSLQYCDVLHRKSFRGRKPKDGGAYGVVAPFARRPSVHSDLMYIKEKAVGGSQTKDKERCVIS; from the exons ATGATCAAGAAGATGTCCCCACCGGAGAACGAGTTCCAAATTCCCGCCAAGAACTGTTACCGCATGGTCATCCTCGGTTCAACCAAAGTCGGGAAGTCTGCCATCGTGTCGCGGTTCCTCAGCGGACGATTTGAGGAACAGTACACACCCACCATCGAGGACTTCCACAGAAAGCTCTACAATATCCGGGGAGATGTATATCAGCTGGACATTCTGGACACGTCCGGGAACCATCCTTTCCCTGCCATAAGAAGACTGTCCATACTCACAG GTGACGTGTTCCTGTTGGTGTTCAGCCTGGACAACCGCGAGTCCTTCCAGGAGGTGCAGCGCCTGAAGCAGCAGATCTACGAGACCAAGTCATGTCTGAAGAACAAGACCAAGGAGAATGTGGAGGTTCCGCTGGTGGTATGCGGGAACAAAGGTGACCGCGATCCGTGGCGCGAGGTGAAGCAGGAGGAGATCGAGCGTCTCGTGGCCGGAGACGAACGCTGCCCCTACTTCGAGATCTCTGCCAAGCGCAACACCAATGTGGACCAGATGTTCCAGACGTTGTTCACCATCGCCAAGCTGCCCAACGAGATGAGTCCGGACCTGCACCGGAAAGTGTCGCTGCAGTACTGCGACGTCCTGCACCGTAAGTCGTTCCGCGGCAGGAAACCGAAGGACGGCGGGGCATACGGGGTGGTGGCTCCGTTTGCACGGCGCCCCAGCGTCCACAGTGACCTCATGTACATCAAAGAGAAGGCTGTGGGTGGCAGCCAGaccaaagacaaagagagatgCGTCATCAGCTAA
- the med9 gene encoding mediator of RNA polymerase II transcription subunit 9, giving the protein MRDLEQPSNMASSVPAAEESEDYSFLPLIHDIIKCMEKENQDVHQELNRLRVRIQEAREQILAMSGINCSPSAQQLRLQTLREQVHTKNQLLHKYKALCMFDIPKPS; this is encoded by the exons ATGAGGGATTTGGAGCAACCCTCAAACATGGCGAGCAGTGTACCGGCTGCGGAGGAGTCCGAGGATTATTCCTTTTTACCACTCATTCATGACATTATTAAATG TATGGAGAAAGAGAACCAGGACGTCCACCAGGAGCTGAACAGACTGAGGGTGCGGATCCAGGAGGCGAGGGAGCAGATTTTGGCGATGTCCGGCATCAACTGCAGCCCCTCGGCCCAGCAGCTCAGGCTTCAAACACTTAGAGAACAGGTTCACACCAAAAACCAGCTCCTGCACAAATACAAGGCCCTGTGCATGTTTGACATCCCCAAACCCTCCTGA